CGGTGATCGGCTACTACGGCGTCAACAAGGACACCTTCAGCGGCTACTACGTGCTCGACGGCAGCCCGATCAAGAGCGCCCGCGACCTGATCGGCAAGAAGATCGGCGTGAACACGCTCGGCGCGCACCACGAGGCGGTGATCAAGACCTACCTGGCCAAGAACGGGCTCACCGACGCGGAGATCAAGCAGGTCGAGCTGGTCGTGGTCCCGCCGGTCAACACCGAGCAGTCGCTGCGGCAGAAGCAGATCGACGTCGGCACCCTCGGCGGCACGCTGCGCGACAAGGCTCTCGAGCGGGGTGGCATCCACCCGGTGTTCACCGACTTCGACCTGCTCGGCGAGTTCACCGCGGGCAGCTACATCTTCCGCGACGACTTCCTCAAGAAGAACCCGGACACGGTCAAGACCTTCGTCACCGGCGTCGGCAAGGCCATCGAGTGGACCCGCACCACCCCGCGTGACCAGGTCATCGCCAAATTCGAGGAGATCGTCAAGAAGCGCGGCCGGAGCGAGGACAGCTCGCCGCTGCAGTACTGGAAGAGCTTCGGGGTGGCCGGCAAGAACGGCGTGATCGCCGACAAGGAGTTCCAGACCTGGGTCGACTGGCTGAGCCGGTCCGGCGAGCTGAAGAAGGACATCAAGGCCACCGACATCTTCACCAACCAGTACAACGTCGGAGGTGCGGCATGACCTCGAAGATCGTCTTCGAGAACATCGGCAAGGTGTTCCAGGCCCGCGGGACCACGGTCACCGCGCTCCAGGACATCAACCTGGAGGTCAAGGACGGCGAATTCCTGGTCATCGTCGGGCCGAGCGGCTGCGGCAAGTCCACACTGCTCGACCTGCTCGGCGGCCTCGCTGAGCCGACCAGCGGCCGGATCCTGGTCGACGGCAAGCAGATCACCGGCCCCGGCCTGGATCGCGGCGTCGTCTTCCAGCAGTACGCCCTGCTCCCGTGGCGCACCGCCCAGGGCAACGTCGAATTCGGTCTGGAAGCCAAGCACGTGCCGCGCCGGGAACGCGCCGCCCGCGCCAAGGAGTACCTGGACCTGGTCGGCCTGGCCGGCTTCCACGACCGCTACCCGCACGAGCTCTCCGGCGGCATGAAGCAGCGCGTCGCGATCGCCCGCAGCCTCGCGTTCGACCCCGACGTGCTGCTGATGGACGAGCCGTTCGCGGCGCTGGACGCGCAGACCCGGGACGGGCTCCAGGACGAGCTGCTGCGGATCTGGGAGAAGACCGGCAAGACCGTCGTGTTCATCACGCACGGCATCGAAGAGGCGGTCTATCTCGGACAGCGGGTGGCCGTGATCACCTCGCGTCCGGGGCGGATCAAGCAGGTGGTGGACATTCCTCAGCTCGAGCAGTCCGAGGACGTCCGGTCGGACCCGCAGTTCGCGCACTACCGGCATGAGATCTGGAGCCTGCTGCGCGACGAGGTCAGCAAAGCCCGTTCGCTGGAACTGGAGGCTTCCCGTGTCTAGCTCCACCCTGGTTGAGCCCGCGCAGACCGCGGCACCCCTGGTAGTGACCGCGCCGGCTGCGCGCCGTCACCGGCGTATCACAGGATTTTTCGGAAATGTTGTGACTCGGTCGGTCGCGATCCTCGCGCTCGCCGCGGTCTGGGAGATCCTGCCCCGGCTCGGCGTGGTCGACGCGACCTTCCTGCCACCGCTCTCCGAGGTGCTGAAGGCCTGGTGGGAACTGGTGAAGTCGGGCGAGCTGTGGGAACACACCCAGGCCAGCCTGACCCGCTCGCTGGCCGGCTTCGGTCTCGCGATCGTCATCGCCATCCCGCTCGGCCTGCTGATCGGCTGGTACAAACCGGTCGCCAACCTGCTCAACCCGCTGCTGGAGGTCTTCCGCAACACCGCGGCGCTGGCGATCCTCCCGGTCTTCGTG
Above is a genomic segment from Actinoplanes ianthinogenes containing:
- a CDS encoding ABC transporter ATP-binding protein, with the translated sequence MTSKIVFENIGKVFQARGTTVTALQDINLEVKDGEFLVIVGPSGCGKSTLLDLLGGLAEPTSGRILVDGKQITGPGLDRGVVFQQYALLPWRTAQGNVEFGLEAKHVPRRERAARAKEYLDLVGLAGFHDRYPHELSGGMKQRVAIARSLAFDPDVLLMDEPFAALDAQTRDGLQDELLRIWEKTGKTVVFITHGIEEAVYLGQRVAVITSRPGRIKQVVDIPQLEQSEDVRSDPQFAHYRHEIWSLLRDEVSKARSLELEASRV
- a CDS encoding ABC transporter substrate-binding protein, which codes for MTTRRTALAGLLSGALLTVTGLSACGDSGAAAAGEQVKELRYQGSVGAVTLPELAADLGYLGDLKLKWIGNTISGPQDIQAATTGDTDFGGAFNGAIVKLAANGAPIKAVIGYYGVNKDTFSGYYVLDGSPIKSARDLIGKKIGVNTLGAHHEAVIKTYLAKNGLTDAEIKQVELVVVPPVNTEQSLRQKQIDVGTLGGTLRDKALERGGIHPVFTDFDLLGEFTAGSYIFRDDFLKKNPDTVKTFVTGVGKAIEWTRTTPRDQVIAKFEEIVKKRGRSEDSSPLQYWKSFGVAGKNGVIADKEFQTWVDWLSRSGELKKDIKATDIFTNQYNVGGAA